A single Dasypus novemcinctus isolate mDasNov1 chromosome 4, mDasNov1.1.hap2, whole genome shotgun sequence DNA region contains:
- the OLIG2 gene encoding oligodendrocyte transcription factor 2: MDSDASLVSSRPSSPEPDDLFLPARSKGSGGFSGGTVSSSTPSDCPPELSTELRGAMGAAGAHPGDKLGGGGGFKSSSSSTSSSTSSAAASSTKKDKKQMTEPELQQLRLKINSRERKRMHDLNIAMDGLREVMPYAHGPSVRKLSKIATLLLARNYILMLTNSLEEMKRLVSEIYGGHHAGFHPSACGGLAHSAPLPAATAHPAAAAHAAHHPAVHHPILPPAAAAAAAAAAAAAVSSASLPGSGLSSVGSIRPPHGLLKSPSAAAAAPLGAGGGGSAGSGGFQHWGGMPCPCSMCQVPPPHHHVSAMGAGSLPRLTSDAK, translated from the coding sequence ATGGACTCGGACGCCAGCCTGGTGTCCAGCCGCCCGTCGTCGCCCGAGCCCGATGACCTTTTCCTGCCGGCGCGGAGCAAAGGCAGCGGCGGCTTCTCCGGAGGCACGGTGTCGTCGTCCACCCCGAGCGACTGCCCGCCAGAGCTGAGCACCGAACTGCGCGGCGCCATGGGCGCGGCGGGCGCGCACCCCGGGGACAAgctgggcggcggcggcggcttcAAGTCCTCCTCGTCCAGCACCTCTTCGTCCACGTCGTCGGCGGCGGCGTCGTCCACCAAGAAGGACAAGAAGCAGATGACGGAGCCCGAGCTGCAGCAGCTGCGCCTGAAGATCAACAGCCGCGAGCGCAAGCGCATGCACGACCTCAACATCGCCATGGACGGGCTGCGCGAGGTCATGCCCTACGCGCACGGCCCTTCGGTGCGCAAGCTCTCCAAGATCGCCACGCTGCTGCTGGCGCGCAACTACATCCTCATGCTCACCAACTCTCTGGAGGAGATGAAGCGACTGGTGAGCGAGATCTACGGCGGTCACCACGCCGGCTTCCACCCCTCGGCCTGCGGCGGCTTGGCGCACTCGGCGCCCCTGCCCGCCGCCACCGCGCACCCCGCGGCCGCCGCGCACGCCGCGCACCACCCGGCCGTGCACCACCCCATcctgccgcccgccgccgcggccgccgcggccgccgccgccgccgccgccgtctcCAGCGCCTCCCTGCCGGGCTCCGGGCTGTCGTCGGTCGGCTCGATCCGGCCTCCGCACGGCCTTCTCAAGTCTCCGTCGGCGGCCGCGGCGGCGCCgctcggggcggggggcggcggcagCGCGGGCAGCGGCGGTTTCCAGCACTGGGGTGGCATGCCCTGCCCCTGCAGCATGTGCCAGGTGCCACCGCCGCACCACCACGTGTCGGCCATGGGCGCCGGCAGCCTGCCGCGCCTCACCTCCGACGCCAAGTGA